From the genome of Fundulus heteroclitus isolate FHET01 chromosome 7, MU-UCD_Fhet_4.1, whole genome shotgun sequence, one region includes:
- the LOC105940248 gene encoding olfactory receptor 10AG1-like: MDKINDELNVTYITFGGHVELQKYRFLYFAVTFTVYLLIICSNSTILYLIWIHKSLHEPMYIFIAGLLCNSLFLSTNIYPKLLIDLLSDFQIITFLSCRIQAMIYYSLSGSEFLLLAAMAYDRYVSICKPLQYQTIMRKKTVTTLLVLAWLLPPCQLVPGFILGNSLKICNYTLNGIFCNNAVTKLYCMSSNGSYIIYGVFLVFNTVFVPLVFILFTYSKILIISYRRGSIVRKKAVQTCTPHLLILISFSFLCSYDVIIARLEIDLPRTARSIMTLQVVLYQPLFNPVIYGLKMTDINKQLKRLFSRGRFCVSAALINN, encoded by the coding sequence ATGGATAAAATTAATGATGAACTGAATGTAACATATATTACCTTTGGGGGACATGTCGAATTGCAGAAATACAGATTTCTGTACTTTGCAGTCACGTTTACTGTGTATCTTCTAATAATCTGCAGTAACTCAACCATCTTGTATCTCATCTGGATCCACAAAAGCCTTCATGAACCTATGTACATTTTCATTGCAGGTTTGCTTTGTAACTCGCTTTTTTTAAGTACAAACATTTATCCAAAACTTCTGATCGACCTTTTATCTGACTTTCAGATTATAACGTTTTTGTCATGTAGAATTCAGGCTATGATTTATTACTCTTTAAGTGGTTCTGAGTTTCTCCTTTTGGCAGCCATGGCCTACGACAGGTACGTCTCCATCTGTAAACCTCTGCAATATCAAactattatgagaaaaaaaactgtgactaCTTTGCTGGTTTTAGCTTGGCTTTTGCCACCCTGTCAGCTTGTACCTGGGTTTATATTAGGTAATAGTTTAAAAATCTGTAATTATACTTTGAATGGAATTTTTTGCAACAATGCTGTTACAAAGCTGTACTGTATGAGCTCAAATGGATCCTATATTATATATGGTGTGTTTCTGGTATTTAACACTGTATTTGTTCCTTTGGTGTTCATACTTTTTACCTACAGTAAAATACTCATTATATCCTATAGAAGAGGCTCAATTGTCAGGAAAAAGGCTGTGCAGACGTGTACTCCACACCTGCTGATACTaatcagtttttcctttttgtgttcATATGATGTTATCATAGCCCGACTGGAAATTGATTTACCCAGAACTGCACGTTCAATAATGACTTTACAGGTGGTTTTGTATCAACCTCTTTTTAATCCAGTAATCTATGGTCTAAAGATGACAGATATCAATAAACAACTCAAGAGGCTTTTCAGTCGAGGCAGATTCTGTGTATCTGCTGCACTGATAAATAATTGA
- the LOC105940250 gene encoding olfactory receptor 6M1-like: MDPLTDELNATYITFGGHVELHKYRFLYFTIMFIVYVLIICSNSTIFILIWVQKRLHKPMYIFIAALLFNSLLFSTVIYPKLLVDFLSEKQITSLSLCSLQSFTYYSLCGAEFLLLSAMAYDRYVSICKPLQYDIIMGNRNVIILLILAWVLPACQLVPSLFISKSYKVCHLTLNGIFCNNAISQVFCMDSRASYVVYGVFIVLNTIFLPMLFIFFTYTKILIISYRSSVNMRKKAAKTCSPHLLVLISFSCLCSYDIVIARLKIDLDKTARFIMTLQVVLYHPLFNPIIYGLKVEQIRTHLRKIFSHEKHKVNVC; this comes from the coding sequence ATGGATCCACTGACTGATGAGCTGAATGCTACATATATAACCTTTGGTGGGCACGTAGAGCTGCACAAATATAGGTTTCTCTATTTTACGATCATGTTTATTGTATATGTTCTAATAATCTGTAGTAACTCAACCATCTTTATTCTCATCTGGGTTCAGAAAAGGCTCCATAAGCCTATGTACATTTTTATCGCAGCTTTGCTTTTCAATTCACTTCTTTTCAGTACTGTCATCTACCCAAAACTTTTGGTAGACTTTTTATCTGAGAAGCAGATCACATCTTTATCTTTATGCAGTTTGCAGAGTTTTACCTATTACTCTCTATGTGGAGCTGAGTTCTTACTTCTGTCAGCCATGGCTTATGACAGGTACGTGTCAATATGTAAACCGCTACAGTATGACATTATTATGGGAAACAGAAATGTGATTATTTTGCTGATTTTAGCTTGGGTTTTACCTGCCTGCCAGCTTGTGCCCTCGCTTTTTATCAGTAAGAGTTACAAAGTGTGTCATTTAACTTTGAATGGGATTTTCTGTAATAACGCAATTTCCCAAGTTTTTTGTATGGATTCGAGAGCTTCATATGTTGTATATGGTGTGTTTATTGTACTTAACACAATATTTCTACCCatgcttttcatattttttacttACACCAAAATACTGATAATATCCTACAGAAGCTCTGTgaatatgaggaaaaaagctGCAAAGACCTGTTCCCCTcacctgctggttctgatcagcTTCTCTTGCTTGTGTTCATATGATATTGTTATAGCCCGACTGAAAATTGACCTAGACAAGACTGCACGTTTCATAATGACtttacaggtggttctgtatcACCCACTCTTCAATCCAATAATATATGGATTAAAGGTGGAACAAATCCGTACACACCTCAGAAAGATTTTTTCtcatgaaaaacacaaagttaatGTCTGTTGA
- the LOC105940249 gene encoding olfactory receptor 2T27-like, with amino-acid sequence MDPVTDELNATYITFGGHVELHKYRFLYFTIMFIVYVLIICSNSTIFILIWVQKRLHKPMYIFIAALLFNSLLFSTLIYPKLLVDFLSEKQITSLSLCSLQSFTYYSLCGAEFLLLSAMAYDRYVSICKPLQYDIIMGNRNVIILLILAWLLPACQLVPSLFISKNYKVCHLTLNGIFCNNASSQVFCMDSRASYVVYGVFIVLNTIFLPMLFIFFTYTKILIISYRSSVNMRKKAAKTCSPHLLVLISFSCLCSYDIVIARLQIDLDKTARFIMTLQVVLYHPLFNPIIYGLKHQDVTGEVQAQV; translated from the exons ATGGATCCAGTGACTGATGAGCTGAATGCTACATATATAACCTTTGGTGGGCACGTAGAGCTGCACAAATATAGGTTTCTCTATTTTACGATCATGTTTATTGTATATGTTCTAATAATCTGCAGTAACTCAACCATCTTTATTCTCATCTGGGTTCAGAAAAGGCTCCATAAGCCTATGTACATTTTTATCGCAGCTTTGCTTTTCAATTCACTTCTTTTCAGTACTCTCATCTACCCAAAACTTTTGGTAGACTTTTTATCCGAGAAGCAGATCACATCTTTATCTTTATGCAGTTTGCAGAGTTTTACCTATTACTCTCTATGTGGAGCTGAGTTCTTACTTCTGTCAGCCATGGCTTACGACAGGTATGTGTCAATATGTAAACCGCTACAGTATGACATTATTATGGGAAACAGAAATGTGATTATTTTGCTGATTTTAGCTTGGCTTTTACCTGCCTGCCAGCTTGTGCCCTCGCTTTTTATCAGTAAGAATTACAAAGTGTGTCATTTAACTTTGAATGGGATTTTCTGTAATAACGCAAGTTCCCAAGTTTTTTGTATGGATTCAAGAGCTTCATATGTTGTATATGGTGTGTTTATTGTACTTAACACAATATTTCTACCCatgcttttcatattttttacttACACCAAAATACTGATAATATCCTACAGAAGCTCTGTgaatatgaggaaaaaagctGCAAAGACCTGTTCCCCTcacctgctggttctgatcagcTTCTCTTGCTTGTGTTCATATGATATTGTTATAGCCCGACTGCAAATTGACCTAGACAAGACTGCACGTTTCATAATGACtttacaggtggttctgtatcACCCACTCTTCAATCCAATAATATATGGTTTAAAG CACCAGGATGTAACAGGGGAAGTACAGGCACAAGTCTGA